A stretch of the Coregonus clupeaformis isolate EN_2021a unplaced genomic scaffold, ASM2061545v1 scaf0102, whole genome shotgun sequence genome encodes the following:
- the LOC121581373 gene encoding bone morphogenetic protein 2-like — translation MHHHHSDMLPVAMIIATLVGLATSKPSIHLENHFSMENESEEVRSAAIKRLLEVFGMEVPPLLRGDKQSPQYMLDLYNTVADVDGVTKDSYLLEGNTVRSFFDKLHNEQVEFLFNLSTVARSEKVLTAELHIFKLQPQASTAFNRHHFCQVSVYQLMDCSKMNITQGKKLLSSRLIPVHSTGWEVFTITQAVSSWMVEEGSNLGLLVTVQTLGGSQMDQKVVRFASERNHHQSKQPMLVLFTDDGCRAAALENTLNGSPCSPQPACHPRPAKPPQRPGPHRSARSLDYEDGEKITCQRLALHVDFEEIGWSGWIVSPRGYNAYHCKGSCPFPLGQNMRPTNHATVQSIINALKLTKGIATPCCMPDKFFSINLLYFDDDENVVLKQYDDMVAGSCGCH, via the exons ATGCACCAccaccactctgacatgttacctgTTGCCATGATCATCGCCACGTTAGTGGGCTTGGCTACTTCAAAACCATCAATACATTTGGAAAACCACTTTTCCATGGAGAACGAATCTGAAGAAGTGCGTTCAGCTGCTATCAAGAGGCTCCTGGAGGTTTTTGGTATGGAGGTCCCTCCTCTCCTCCGGGGCGATAAGCAGTCGCCTCAGTACATGCTCGACCTGTACAACACAGTCGCAGATGTGGACGGTGTTACCAAGGATTCCTACCTTCTGGAGGGGAATACAGTTCGCAGTTTCTTCGACAAAC TGCACAATGAACAAGTGGAGTTCCTGTTCAACTTATCCACAGTGGCCAGGAGTGAGAAGGTTCTAACTGCTGAGTTACATATCTTCAAACTGCAGCCCCAGGCCTCCACAGCATTCAACAGACATCACTTCTGTCAG GTCAGTGTCTACCAGCTCATGGATTGCAGCAAAATGAACATAACTCAGGGGAAGAAGCTGTTGTCTTCTAGACTGATCCCTGTCCACTCCACTGGCTGGGAGGTGTTTACCATCACACAAGCT GTTAGTTCCTGGATGGTTGAAGAAGGCAGTAACCTGGGTCTGCTGGTGACAGTGCAGACCCTGGGAGGAAGCCAGATGGATCAGAAGGTGGTTCGTTTCGCTTCAGAAAGGAACCATCACCAAAGCAAGCAGCCCATGCTGGTGCTGTTCACTGATGATGGCTGCCGTGCTGCTGCTCTGGAGAACACACTCAACGGTAG CCCTTGCTCTCCCCAGCCTGCCTGCCATCCCCGTCCTGCCAAGCCTCCTCAACGCCCAGGCCCCCACCGCAGTGCACGTTCCCTGGACTACGAGGATGGGGAGAAGATTACATGCCAGCGCCTAGCCCTCCACGTGGACTTTGAGGAGATTGGATGGTCTGGGTGGATCGTGTCACCTCGGGGGTACAATGCCTACCACTGTAAGGGCTCCTGTCCCTTCCCCCTGGGCCAGAACATGAGGCCCACTAACCACGCCACTGTTCAGTCCATCATCAACGCTCTGAAGCTGACTAAAGGCATTGCGACGCCATGCTGTATGCCTGACAAGTTCTTCTCCATCAACCTCCTCTACTTTGATGATGACGAGAATGTGGTGCTGAAGCAGTATGATGACATGGTGGCAGGAAGCTGCGGCTGTCACTGA